Proteins from a genomic interval of Candidatus Deferrimicrobium borealis:
- a CDS encoding stage II sporulation protein M → MSEDVGSNLAGRIDRAIKPYLLILALVFAASFLAGTFVPSPIRRQMTEMFQAMAGDYRELSGGMLFFNILAQNVTATLFVVIFGVIVGIIPAFVVGSNGFGLGVMYRQASEVSGFSKAALTVLPYGVFEIPALLVAASYGLWLGVMVVRRMRGKEGTPLKTYMEHAFRRYFAVVFPLLVVAAAIETALILGLS, encoded by the coding sequence ATGAGTGAGGATGTCGGATCGAATCTCGCGGGGAGGATCGACCGGGCCATCAAACCGTACCTCCTGATTCTGGCCCTGGTCTTCGCCGCCTCCTTCCTGGCAGGTACCTTTGTCCCCTCGCCCATCCGGCGGCAAATGACCGAGATGTTCCAGGCGATGGCAGGGGACTATCGGGAACTTTCCGGCGGGATGCTTTTCTTCAATATCCTCGCACAGAATGTGACGGCGACCCTTTTCGTGGTCATCTTCGGCGTGATCGTCGGGATCATCCCGGCATTCGTCGTCGGCTCCAACGGGTTTGGCCTGGGTGTGATGTACCGCCAGGCATCCGAGGTGTCCGGGTTCTCGAAGGCGGCGCTTACGGTGTTGCCGTACGGGGTGTTCGAGATTCCGGCCCTTCTTGTCGCTGCCTCCTACGGCCTATGGCTCGGCGTGATGGTCGTCCGGAGAATGCGGGGAAAGGAAGGCACCCCCCTGAAAACCTACATGGAGCATGCCTTCCGGCGGTACTTCGCCGTCGTGTTCCCTCTCCTCGTTGTCGCGGCGGCGATCGAGACGGCCCTCATCCTCGGCCTGTCGTAG